In the Muricauda sp. MAR_2010_75 genome, one interval contains:
- a CDS encoding MerR family transcriptional regulator, giving the protein MNNVKKSFSIRDMENLSGIKAHTIRIWEKRYNLFSPERTSTNIRTYSIGSLQKLLNITLLYNNGYKISKIAKLDESQIPMMVKEIVAQNSKKSHALNAFKLAMLNFDQSLFQKTYNSLLVERSFREVFYEVFIPLLNELGLLWQTATISPAHEHFISNLIKQKIYIQTEKLQFEEPTKKDKVFVLFLPENEIHELGLLYINYEITLRGYKSIYLGQTMPMENLSDLLKYYTNIYFVSYFTVAPTPNELQAYLERFSSILELSPDSRLYVLGHQIRHATADTFPDTVKAFNSIEQLLESL; this is encoded by the coding sequence ATGAACAATGTAAAGAAATCTTTCAGTATTCGGGACATGGAAAATCTGTCCGGAATAAAGGCCCATACCATCCGGATTTGGGAAAAACGATACAACCTGTTCAGCCCAGAAAGGACCAGTACCAACATTAGAACATATTCTATTGGAAGCTTGCAAAAGCTGTTGAATATTACATTATTGTACAACAACGGTTACAAAATTTCTAAAATTGCCAAATTGGATGAGTCACAAATTCCAATGATGGTAAAGGAAATTGTGGCCCAAAACAGCAAAAAGAGCCATGCCCTTAATGCCTTTAAATTGGCCATGCTCAATTTTGACCAGTCCCTGTTTCAGAAGACCTACAATAGTCTCTTGGTGGAAAGATCATTCAGGGAAGTCTTTTATGAGGTTTTCATCCCATTGCTCAACGAACTGGGGTTGCTTTGGCAGACCGCTACCATCAGTCCTGCCCATGAGCATTTTATTTCCAACCTGATCAAACAGAAAATCTACATCCAAACGGAAAAGCTGCAATTTGAAGAGCCTACCAAAAAAGATAAGGTCTTCGTCCTTTTCTTGCCAGAGAATGAAATCCACGAATTGGGATTGTTGTATATCAACTATGAGATTACCCTAAGAGGTTACAAATCCATTTATTTAGGGCAAACCATGCCCATGGAAAACCTTTCAGATTTACTGAAATATTATACTAATATCTATTTTGTATCTTACTTCACTGTTGCGCCAACCCCAAATGAACTGCAGGCCTACTTGGAGCGCTTCTCCAGTATATTGGAGCTTTCGCCAGATTCCAGACTCTATGTCCTGGGACACCAAATACGGCATGCCACAGCGGACACGTTCCCTGATACCGTAAAAGCGTTCAATTCCATTGAACAATTATTGGAATCCCTTTAA
- a CDS encoding NAD(P)/FAD-dependent oxidoreductase: MKKVIVIGSGFSSLSTSCYLAKAGFEVEIFEKNNSVGGRARQLVKNGFTFDIGPSWYWMPDIFDKFFADFGKKTSHYYQLDKLDPAYKVFFEDDVITIGDCMDKICEEFERLESGSGDHLKRFIGQAQENYDIAINKVVLRPGLSPLELVTKETVLRVDQFFKTISQEVRKRFKNPKLISTLEFPVLFLGAKPSNTPSFYNFMNFADFGLGTWHPRGGMYEIIKAMKSLAEELGVKIHVNSPVDKIIVSDKEVLGIRSSGQNHLADYVVSGADYHHSETLLDAKYRQYSEDYWEKKTYAPSSLLFYIGFDKKLQNIEHHNLFFDTDFEKHAQEIYDEPQWPSEPLFYANFPSVTDASMAPNSCETGFFLVPIAPGLEDTPQLREQYFDVIMDRFEKRTHQHVKDSIIFKESFCINDFVEQYNSYKGNAYGLANTLRQTAFLRPNLKSSKVKNLFFTGQLTVPGPGVPPALISGKLVSDLIIKNLKG; this comes from the coding sequence ATGAAAAAAGTCATTGTCATTGGTTCCGGTTTTTCTTCCCTTTCCACTTCTTGTTATTTGGCCAAGGCTGGTTTTGAAGTTGAAATCTTTGAAAAAAACAATTCCGTTGGTGGAAGGGCACGGCAACTGGTTAAAAATGGCTTCACCTTTGATATTGGTCCAAGTTGGTATTGGATGCCCGATATTTTTGATAAATTTTTTGCAGATTTTGGCAAAAAAACTTCACACTACTATCAACTGGATAAGTTGGATCCGGCTTACAAAGTTTTCTTTGAGGATGATGTGATCACCATTGGAGATTGTATGGATAAAATATGCGAGGAATTTGAACGGCTGGAATCTGGGAGCGGGGATCATTTGAAACGATTTATTGGACAGGCCCAGGAAAATTATGACATTGCCATCAACAAGGTAGTGTTGCGCCCCGGCCTATCGCCTTTGGAATTGGTGACGAAGGAAACGGTCCTTCGGGTTGATCAATTCTTCAAAACCATCAGTCAAGAAGTACGCAAACGCTTTAAAAACCCAAAACTGATCTCCACTTTGGAGTTTCCAGTACTTTTTTTGGGTGCAAAGCCCAGCAATACTCCTTCATTCTACAACTTTATGAATTTTGCCGATTTCGGTTTAGGCACTTGGCATCCCAGAGGTGGCATGTATGAAATCATAAAGGCCATGAAAAGTCTGGCCGAAGAACTGGGTGTAAAGATTCATGTGAACAGTCCAGTGGATAAAATCATCGTGTCGGACAAAGAAGTGTTGGGCATTCGAAGTAGTGGTCAAAACCATTTGGCGGATTATGTGGTGAGCGGGGCAGATTATCATCATTCCGAAACACTGTTGGATGCAAAGTACAGACAGTATTCAGAAGACTATTGGGAGAAAAAAACCTATGCACCTTCTTCCCTACTATTTTACATTGGTTTTGACAAAAAGTTGCAAAATATAGAACACCACAACCTCTTTTTTGATACCGATTTTGAAAAACATGCCCAAGAAATTTATGATGAACCGCAATGGCCTTCGGAACCTTTATTTTATGCCAATTTTCCATCGGTGACCGATGCATCCATGGCACCAAATAGCTGTGAAACCGGATTTTTTCTGGTGCCCATTGCCCCAGGATTGGAGGATACACCACAATTGCGCGAACAATATTTTGACGTGATAATGGACCGATTTGAAAAAAGAACCCACCAACATGTCAAAGATTCCATTATATTTAAAGAAAGTTTCTGTATAAACGATTTTGTTGAACAGTACAATTCCTACAAAGGAAATGCCTACGGTTTGGCCAACACACTTCGGCAAACCGCTTTTTTAAGACC
- a CDS encoding ABC transporter ATP-binding protein has translation MKFVLEANNINKHFYKPKDFHVLKDISFGVREGEFASIMGKSGCGKSTLLYVLSTMDTDYTGELYLDSQLITGKSHEELSRIRNKHIGFVFQFHYLLSEFSVLENVMLPAKKLGEKSHAQIERAAHEKLEMLHIGHLAEQRASRISGGEKQRVAIARALINDPTILMGDEPTGNLDSHNSENVFTIFKNLKENQGLSLLVVTHDEDFAKRTDRIIEMEDGRIFKQ, from the coding sequence ATGAAATTTGTCTTAGAAGCCAATAATATCAATAAACATTTCTACAAACCCAAGGATTTTCATGTGTTGAAAGACATTTCTTTTGGGGTTCGTGAAGGTGAGTTTGCCTCTATCATGGGAAAATCGGGCTGTGGAAAATCCACATTATTGTATGTTCTTTCCACAATGGACACCGATTATACGGGTGAGCTGTATTTGGACAGTCAATTGATTACCGGAAAATCACATGAAGAGCTCTCGCGTATCCGTAACAAACATATTGGGTTCGTATTTCAGTTTCATTATCTGTTGTCAGAATTCAGTGTGTTGGAAAATGTAATGCTACCTGCCAAAAAATTGGGTGAGAAATCCCATGCTCAAATTGAAAGAGCTGCGCATGAAAAACTGGAAATGCTCCATATTGGCCATTTGGCTGAACAAAGAGCATCCCGGATTTCCGGTGGGGAAAAACAACGAGTGGCTATAGCCAGGGCCCTCATCAATGATCCAACCATTTTAATGGGTGACGAACCCACTGGAAATTTAGACAGCCATAATTCAGAAAACGTGTTTACTATTTTTAAGAATCTGAAGGAAAACCAAGGGTTGTCCTTATTGGTGGTAACCCATGATGAAGATTTTGCCAAACGAACAGATCGCATCATTGAAATGGAAGACGGCAGAATTTTCAAACAATAA